One window from the genome of Papio anubis isolate 15944 unplaced genomic scaffold, Panubis1.0 scaffold286, whole genome shotgun sequence encodes:
- the LOC103878318 gene encoding 60S ribosomal protein L10-like, with the protein MQPVCCMGCSKGPWRQSFQMDVHVSDLALPQCRLQTGMRGAIGKPQGTVTRVHIGQVMSTRTKLQNKEHVIEALCRAKFKLPSCQKIHISKKWGFTKFNANEFEDMVAEKRLIPDGSSTFPIVALWTSGRPCTHEGFHCAAPLNIHQ; encoded by the coding sequence ATGCAGCCTGTTTGTTGTATGGGTTGCTCTAAAGGACCTTGGAGACAGTCCTTTCAGATGGATGTTCATGTTTCTGACCTTGCACTACCCCAGTGTAGGCTCCAAACAGGCATGCGAGGTGCCATTGGAAAGCCCCAGGGCACTGTGACCAGGGTTCACATTGGCCAAGTTATGTCCACCCGCACCAAGCTGCAGAACAAGGAGCATGTGATTGAGGCCCTGTGCAGGGCCAAGTTCAAGCTCCCCAGCTGCCAGAAGATCCACATCTCAAAGAAGTGGGGCTTCACCAAGTTCAATGCCAATGAATTTGAAGACATGGTGGCTGAGAAGCGGCTCATCCCAGATGGGTCAAGTACGTTCCCAATCGTGGCGCTCTGGACAAGTGGCAGGCCCTGCACTCATGAGGGCTTCCACTGTGCTGCCCCTCTTAATATTCACCAATAA